From the genome of Streptomyces sp. NBC_01260, one region includes:
- a CDS encoding helix-turn-helix domain-containing protein produces MTADMGPAPSGPGGAEAWRSFGVRLRQWRRRAGLTQAQVGARVGYDHTAISKLEHGSRRTPLPLARRLDDLLTAGGDLLAACEAAEAREGAAATGGAGGAPHPADTPARRGPLPGEPAGGALLAMLPPGTELPAGLPAYGLVCPAHGRDGCAVPPLTDVVELHAAFCALGPDTSSHPALDTETVHALTALLAVCLRADEERAWPGATAVVERTLHAMLRWMALPAAPYQRQLAPLAAEYAQSAGCLRLLWGRNGTAMAWLDRSLLWSAMAGHVGTEVAALSDMSTLARLEGDGPSALAYGGAIRQAAAGRPWAGAMSDLYQARGHAVRGDAQQTLRHIDRARSQLDRVEERDETEAPWLSVASVRLRVESGAAGALRDLAAATGDRRFALRAVAAAGTALGLLPAGMHSARMLFLARMADAHACAGDLPAAQAVAGPVLDTTEVTPSTLLGQELRGLHGRLAARGGGRSETDDFVRRLAAVVR; encoded by the coding sequence GTGACCGCGGACATGGGCCCCGCGCCGTCGGGCCCCGGTGGCGCGGAGGCATGGAGATCCTTCGGGGTCCGGTTGCGCCAGTGGCGCAGGCGGGCCGGGCTGACCCAGGCCCAGGTGGGCGCCCGGGTCGGCTACGACCACACCGCCATCAGCAAACTCGAGCACGGCAGCCGCCGGACGCCGCTGCCCCTGGCCCGCAGGCTGGACGACCTGCTGACGGCGGGCGGCGACCTGCTCGCCGCCTGCGAGGCGGCCGAGGCCCGGGAAGGCGCGGCAGCCACGGGCGGGGCGGGCGGCGCTCCGCATCCCGCGGACACCCCGGCCCGCCGCGGACCGCTGCCCGGCGAGCCCGCGGGCGGCGCGCTGCTCGCGATGCTGCCACCCGGAACCGAGCTGCCCGCCGGCCTTCCCGCATACGGACTCGTCTGCCCGGCGCACGGCCGGGACGGCTGCGCCGTACCCCCGCTGACCGACGTCGTCGAACTGCACGCCGCCTTCTGCGCACTGGGCCCGGACACCTCGTCCCACCCCGCACTGGACACCGAGACCGTGCACGCGCTGACCGCCCTGCTCGCCGTCTGCCTGCGCGCCGACGAGGAGCGTGCCTGGCCGGGCGCGACGGCCGTCGTGGAACGCACGCTGCACGCCATGCTCCGGTGGATGGCGCTGCCCGCGGCCCCCTACCAGCGCCAACTCGCCCCGCTGGCGGCCGAGTACGCGCAGTCGGCCGGCTGCCTGCGGCTGTTGTGGGGCCGTAACGGCACCGCGATGGCCTGGCTCGACCGGTCGCTGCTCTGGTCCGCCATGGCCGGTCACGTGGGGACCGAGGTCGCGGCACTGAGCGATATGAGCACCCTGGCCCGGCTGGAGGGCGACGGGCCTTCGGCGCTGGCGTACGGCGGGGCCATCCGGCAGGCCGCGGCGGGCCGGCCGTGGGCGGGTGCCATGAGCGATCTGTACCAGGCGCGCGGTCATGCGGTGAGGGGGGACGCCCAGCAGACCCTGAGGCACATCGACCGCGCCCGGTCCCAGCTGGACCGGGTCGAGGAGCGGGACGAGACGGAGGCGCCCTGGCTCTCCGTGGCCTCGGTGCGCCTGCGGGTGGAGTCGGGCGCGGCGGGCGCGCTGCGCGATCTCGCGGCGGCCACCGGGGACCGCCGGTTCGCCCTGCGCGCGGTCGCGGCGGCCGGCACCGCGCTCGGACTGCTGCCTGCCGGGATGCACTCGGCCCGGATGCTGTTCCTGGCGCGGATGGCCGACGCCCATGCCTGCGCGGGCGACCTGCCGGCGGCACAGGCCGTGGCCGGTCCGGTGCTCGACACCA